One genomic window of Haemorhous mexicanus isolate bHaeMex1 chromosome 17, bHaeMex1.pri, whole genome shotgun sequence includes the following:
- the ZP2 gene encoding zona pellucida sperm-binding protein 2 — translation MGFEQQCWSTSRMWLLLLFGFLLCLAPCADGLGHQDLLENVTCHKHGMEVEFSRELSNYSWHVCVVDVNGEEIMSCDHTVDHERLMLSVLFVNCTSLQHGQHQLWLKLMVNDTMGEETNITYSTHCDSIPVDEVTAPVFAGATNCTKDFMAVTFPGLISSLSDEHKVPATPMSWNLSVDDGTRIHQLSLGQAVQQGYNFLVDGHNLIFQVAFAATGVVSYKHNDKVLYTVALKLMYGPPERGLTVESRMLCAPGPAICNATHMTVAIPAFPGILMDVDVENKTIPMDQLQENGITLDTQRGVRLYISRGILKSRLRGESCSGLQYYMSSLKLAFHFHGETVAMVMHPECPCEKHTPIAAICTQDGYMDFEILAESTTPLLDLDTLRLRDPVCRPAYRSPLNDRVRFHVPLNGCGTRHWFDGEQIHYENEVRALWTDLPLGRISRDSELRLTVVCSFSNGDASLTVKVDNLSPPPSSVNQGSLSLVLLSYPEDSYRQPYREDQYPIVRYLRQPIFLEVQVLNRNDPNLHLVLDDCWATASPEPRSLPQWNIVVDGCEYDLDSYRTVFHPVGRGVSYANYRQRLEVKTFAFVSGDKALPGLVYFHCSVLICHRFHPDSPLCIPRCPRPSRSKRESGMAAVNSAVVSLGGPVLLVPEKWSATQGSTLLSKEAWAGIAMTAVAVISLATMLLFLAFLKCLKRRAYMVNVVH, via the exons ATGGGGtttgagcagcagtgctggagcaccTCAAGGATGTG GTTGCTGCTCCTGTTTGGATTTTTGCTGTGCTTAGCCCCTTGTGCTGATGGCCTGGGGCACCAGGATCTCTTGG AGAATGTGACCTGCCATAAGCATGGGATGGAAGTTGAGTTTTCCAGAGAGCTCAGCAACTACTCCTGGCATGTGTGTGTTGTTG ATGTGAATGGTGAGGAGATCATGTCCTGTGACCACACTGTGGATCATGAGAGGCTGATGCTCAGTGTCCTGTTTGTCAACTGCACCAGCCTGCAG CATGGCCAGCAccagctctggctgaagctGATGGTGAATGACACGATGGGAGAGGAGACAAATATCACCTACAGCACTCACTGTGACAGCATTCCTGTGGATGAAGtcactgctcctgtgtttgctggtGCAACAAACTGCACCAAAGACTTCATGGCA GTTACCTTCCCAGGACTCATTTCAAGTCTCAGTGATGAGCATAAG GTTCCAGCAACTCCAATGTCCTGGAATCTGTCAGTTGATGATGGAACCAGAATACATCAGCTAAGCCTTGGGCAAGCAGTGCAGCAAGGCTATAACTTTCTAGTTGATGGCCACAACCTGATCTTTCAGGTGGCCTTTGCTGCCACTGGAGTTGTGTCCTACAAG CACAATGATAAGGTGCTCTACACTGTGGCACTCAAGCTCATGTATGGCCCTCCTGAGCGTGGACTGACTGTGGagtcaagaatgctttgtgcTCCAG GTCCAGCAATCTGTAATGCAACACACATGACTGTTGCCATCCCAGCCTTTCCAGGGATCCTTATGGATGTGGATGTAGAGAATAAAACCATCCCTATGGATCAGCTTCAGGAAAATGGAATCACTCTGGACACACAGAGAGGGGTCAGGCTGTATATTAGCAGGGGAATCCTGAAGTCCAGG CTACGTGGGGAGAGCTGCTCAGGACTTCAGTACTACATGTCCTCTTTGAAACTGGCTTTTCACTTCCATGGGGAGACTGTGGCAATGGTGATGCACCCTGAGTGCCCCTGTGAGAAGCACACACCAATAG CTGCTATATGCACCCAGGATGGCTACATGGATTTTGAAATCCTTGCTGAGAGTACCACACCACTGCTGGATTTGGATACTCTCAGGCTCAGGGATCCTGTGTGCAGGCCAGCCTACAGGTCACCTTTGAATGACAGGGTTCGGTTTCATGTCCCCCTGAATGGGTGTGGGACCAGGCACTGG TTTGATGGGGAGCAGATTCATTATGAGAATGAGGTGAGGGCATTATGGACAGACCTTCCCCTGGGCAGGATCTCAAGGGACAGTGAACTCAG GTTAACAGTTGTGTGCTCCTTCAGCAATGGTGATGCCTCCCTCACTGTAAAAGTAGACAACCTTTCTCCTCCACCTTCTTCAGTGAATCAAGGCTCCCTCTCCTTAGTTCTTCTAAGCTACCCAG AGGACTCGTACAGGCAGCCCTACCGTGAGGATCAGTATCCCATAGTGAGGTACCTGCGCCAGCCCATCTTCCTGGAAGTTCAGGTCCTGAACCGCAATGACCCCAACCTCCACCTGGTACTGGATGACTGCTGGGCAACGGCCTCCCCAGAGCCAAGATCACTGCCCCAGTGGAATATTGTTGTAGATGG CTGTGAGTATGACCTAGACAGCTACAGGACTGTGTTTCACCCTGTCGGGCGTGGTGTCAGCTATGCTAACTATCGCCAAAGGCTGGAAGTGAAgacttttgcttttgtttctggtGACAAAGCCCTTCCTGGCCTG GTGTACTTCCACTGCAGTGTTCTGATCTGCCACCGTTTTCACCCAGACTCTCCATTGTGCATCCCGAGATGCCCAAGGCCATCCAGAAGCAAGAGAG AAAGTGGGATGGCAGCTGTGAACTCTGCTGTGGTGAGCCTGGGGGGCCCTGTCCTCCTTGTGCCAGAAAAGTGGTCTGCAACCCAAG GGAGCACTCTCCTGAGCAAGGAGGCATGGGCTGGCATTGCAATGACTGCTGTTGCTGTTATCTCTCTGGCCACAATGCTGCtatttttggcttttctgaAATGCCTAAAGAGAAGAGCATACATGGTAAATGTGGTACATTAG
- the LDAF1 gene encoding lipid droplet assembly factor 1: protein MSKEMQELQKQWHSMMQTIHSNANVVAFMNSRVGQYLDDHPFVALSLLMFIAVSAIPVGFFLVFVVTTAVMACIGVIVMEGVVIAIGGIALLCVLCGLGALSLGVSGVLSVSYVALSTLVNYWCASRAQMRKQDVNGSLPQKQPGLDLSANTAKSE, encoded by the exons ATGTCTAAAGAAATGCAGGAACTACAGAAGCAATGGCACTCCATGATGCAGACCATCCACAGCAACGCAAAT GTTGTTGCCTTTATGAATTCTCGTGTTGGCCAATATTTAGATGACCATCCTTTTGTTGCCTTATCACTCCTGATGTTTATTGCAGTGTCAGCTATTCCTGTtggatttttcctggtttttgttGTTACAACAGCTGTAATGGCCTGTATTGGTGTGATAGTCATGGAAG GTGTTGTCATAGCCATAGGGGGCATAGCCctcctgtgtgtgctgtgtggcctgggagccctgtccctgggagtTTCTGGTGTACTGAGTGTTTCTTATGTTGCACTTTCAACTCTGGTCAACTACTGGTGTGCATCAAG GGCTCAGATGAGGAAGCAAGATGTTAATGGAAGTTTACCACAAAAGCAGCCTGGCTTGGATCTTTCTGCTAATACTGCAAAGAGTGAATAA